The Mastacembelus armatus chromosome 9, fMasArm1.2, whole genome shotgun sequence genome contains a region encoding:
- the pomt1 gene encoding protein O-mannosyl-transferase 1 produces MAMLQLPLVVTAQVDLVLVLVSLLAFWTRLSHLNYPNAVVFDEVYYGQFVSLYMKRVFFIDDSGPPLGHMILALGAYLGGFDGNFVWNRIGADYPSSVSVWSLRLLPALCGALCVPLVYLLTLELKFSHLSALGAALLLLMENSLIVQSRFMLLESVLIFFVLLAFFSYLRFHNSTKSSWFRYRWLLLSGASCAAAVGVKYMGMFSYLLLLGMASLHTWTLIGDRTVSHLNVCVHCMCRVVCLLVVPVLLYVFWFYIHLRVLNHSGPHDQLMSSAFQASLQGGLSRITQGQPLEVAYGSQVTLRSSASQPVPCWLHSHKANYPIRYENGRGSSHQQQVTCYPFKDVNNWWIIKDPGRQELVITSPPQPVRHGDVIQLVHGMTSRFLNSHDVAAPMCPHAQEVSGYIDFNVSMAAQNLWKVEIFNREAESEVWKTILSEVRLVHVNTSAVLKLSGMSLPDWGFHQLEVVAEKLFKAPSSSLVWTVEEHRYGTSREQKEREVELHSPTHIDVDRKISFWAKFLELQWKMLTVKQEDSEHKYSSSPLEWITMETNIAYWLHPTTNAQIHLIGNPASWGVANLSLLAYHLLVAAYLLRRRRGFKDLPDGVWCRFVCLGCVCVGGWLVNFVPFLLMEKTLFLYHYLPALCYLYLLSPALLEHAHTHLLRTTIHRRALCICVSAGFLSVFLSYRTFCPLTYGRPELSASQLQGLKWKDTWDILYRRQ; encoded by the exons ATGGCGATGCTGCAGCTCCCCCTGGTGGTGACTGCCCAAGTGGACCTGGTCCTGGTGCTGGTCTCTCTGCTGGCCTTCTGGACTAGACTGAGCCACCTCAATTATCCCAACGCTGTGGT ATTTGATGAGGTGTATTATGGTCAGTTTGTGTCCCTGTACATGAAGCGAGTTTTCTTCATTGATGACAGCGGACCGCCACTTGGTCACATGATCCTGGCCCTGGGAG CCTACCTGGGAGGATTTGATGGCAACTTTGTGTGGAACAGAATCGGAGCAG ATTATCCcagcagtgtgagtgtgtggagTCTGCGTTTGCTGCCGGCTCTGTGTGGAGCGCTCTGTGTTCCTCTGGTTTACCTGTTGACTCTGGAGCTGAAGTTTTCTCACCTGTCGGCTCTGGGAGCTGCGTTGCTGCTGCTAATGG AGAACTCTCTGATCGTCCAGTCCCGTTTTATGTTACTGGAGTCTGTTCTCATCTTCTTCGTGCTGCTGGCTTTCTTTTCATACCTGCGCTTCCATAACAGCACCAAAAG CTCCTGGTTCAGGTACAGGTGGCTGCTTCTCTCTGGAGCCTCATGTGCTGCCGCTGTTGG GGTGAAGTACATGGGAATGTTCTCCTACCTGCTACTGCTAGGTATGGCCTCTCTCCACACCTGGACCCTGATTGGAGATCGAACCGTCAGTCAT ctgaatGTGTGCGTGCACTGTATGTGTAGAGTAGTGTGCCTATTGGTGGTTCCTGTCTTGCTCTACGTGTTCTGGTTCTACATTCACCTGAGAGTCCTGAACCACAGCGGACCACATGACCAACTGATGAGCTCTGCTTTCCAGGCCAGTCTGCAG GGTGGTCTCTCCCGGATCACTCAGGGTCAGCCGCTGGAAGTTGCCTACGGCAGTCAGGTGACTTTGCGGAGCTCCGCCTCTCAACCGGTCCCTTGTTGGCTTCACTCACACAAAGCCAACTACCCAATCAG GTATGAAAATGGGCGGGGCAGCTCCCACCAGCAGCAGGTCACCTGTTACCCTTTCAAAGATGTCAACAACTGGTGGATCATCAAAGACCCTGGCAG acAGGAGCTGGTGATCACCAGTCCTCCTCAACCTGTCCGCCACGGTGATGTCATCCAGCTGGTTCATGGGATGACTTCACGCTTCCTCAACAG ccatGACGTGGCAGCTCCCATGTGTCCTCACGCTCAGGAAGTGTCAGGATACATCGACTTCAACGTCTCCATGGCAGCTCAGAACCTGTGGAAGGTG gaaATCTTTAACAGGGAGGCAGAGTCTGAGGTGTGGAAGACAATTCTGTCTGAAGTTCGACTGGTCCATGTCAACACCTCCGCTGTCCTCAAG ctgagCGGTATGTCTCTTCCAGACTGGGGATTCCATCAGCTGGAGGTTGTCGCAGAGAAACTGTTTAAAGCTCCGAGCAGCAGTTTGGTGTGGACAGTGGAAGAACACCGATACGGCACCA GTCGCGagcagaaggagagggaggtggAACTTCATTCTCCGACTCACATTGACGTTGACAGAAAAATTTCCTTTTGGGCAAAATTTTTAGAACTTCAG TGGAAGATGCTGACAGTGAAACAGGAAGACTCTGAACACAAGTACAGCTCCTCCCCCTTGGAGTGGATCACCATGGAAACCAACATTGCGTACTGGTTACACCCAACCACCAAT gctCAGATCCATCTCATTGGCAACCCAGCATCATGGGGCGTGGCCAATCTCAGCCTTCTGGCCTATCACCTACTGGTAGCTGCCTACCTGCTGAGGAGGAGGCGGGGCTTTAAAGATCTCCCTGATG GTGTGTGGTGTCGCTTCGTGTGtctgggatgtgtgtgtgttggtggatgGTTGGTGAACTTTGTTCCATTCCTGCTGATGGAGAAAACCCTTTTCCTGTATCACTACCTGCCTGCCCTGTGTTACCTCTACCTGCTAAGCCCCGCCCTGCTGgagcacgcacacactcaccttCTCAG aaCCACGATACACCGGCGGGcgctgtgcatatgtgtgtcgGCCGGGTTCTTGTCAGTCTTCCTGTCATATCGAACCTTCTGCCCTTTGACCTACGGCAGGCCTGAGCTTTCAGCCAGTCAGCT
- the rapgef1a gene encoding rap guanine nucleotide exchange factor 1, whose product MSSRAESKTVSQFTFLTMKLKDKFNTQRIRRSDRVKQTLSLRSKPPNLNLQEHTLPHKQRAVVSSLQYFKTLVDRLGIDRLGVDKLVLDQSVVGGLLGGASGEVLEAVQTLVQLEPHLYNSRTVSACLARLYRSVAQLIRWADQVILQGVAHNNKESTATVTTVIRAVLDGVKELVRLVGERQDGSAPLSPVQSQPFVGQTEGFDETSDKVLSCRSPAAPVEKDERTVSAPPKPPMYLPEHPPEVISTHGLSPPALPPKKRQSSSGPTPCRVAIVAPMRRETDADRQVQQEDDDCLKRSSSSPDSATDTHCEEDPDYDFLHTDFSSETLQSFLPPVLPEKTRRSVAGITSSQEPSLFGFESTTQEQTPSHGDDVIFPDDPLSSPLSPSKTPPPLPEKKRHIHQYLQFCSSYSAQSAAMFYQRPSTFSQRHSNKQREVETTYQLTNTHLDPETPSDIDSSPSEPGLPFAPALPPKKKQQDSSEDEKHNQRRDSSQSLQQEEVLLTDQEEILYRITMKAEEEEEGPDVKAASPEILLVYATETDSSTDQVLYREALLSTYRSFISPNDVISKLQYRYKHLCEGCESANQRAATNTFQLLVRVVEELCAIELDSDLLLLLMDLVFSFLICGKLELAHRLRSNILTKMEKRWQLIGSSQSLRPLAAKGVAARPGTLLDFRSQDLAEQLTFLDSELFYKIELPEVLLWSKEQNEEKSPNLTEFTQHFNNVSFWVRSVIILQDKPQDREKLLLKFLKIMKHLRKLNNFNSYLSILSALDSAPLRRLDWQKNTAEALEEYSSLIDSSSSFRAYRAALAEVEPPCIPYLGLILQDLTFVHLGNPDTLMTSQGSKVNFSKHWQQFNILDTLRSYQQMCYSLQPNDDIISFFNDFSDHLAEEALWELSLRLRPRNAPRINQR is encoded by the exons CAACGGGCTGTCGTCAGTTCTCTGCAGTACTTCAAAACTCTGGTGGACAGACTCGGAATAGACAGACTCGGAGTAGACAAACTGGTTCTGGATCAGTCTGTGGTGGGGGGTCTCCTGGGGGGTGCATCTGGTGAAGTCTTAGAGGCAGTCCAGACTCTGGTCCAGCTAGAGCCACACCTTTATAACAG tAGGACAGTTTCTGCCTGTCTCGCTCGTCTCTACCGTTCTGTGGCTCAGCTGATTCGCTGGGCTGATCAGGTGATTCTGCAAGGTGTGGCCCACAACAACAAAGAGTCTACAGCAACTGTTACCACGGTAATCAGGGCCGTGCTGGACGGAGTCAAG GAACTTGTTCGATTGGTTGGAGAGAGACAGGATGGCTCTGCTCCCCTGTCCCCTGTTCAGTCACAGCCTTTTGTGGGACAGACAGAAGGGTTTGATGAGACATCAGACAAAGTATTGTCCTGCAGGAGTCCTGCAGCTCCTGTAGAGAAGGATGAACGCACGGTTTCTGCACCACCCAAACCTCCCATGTACCTCCCAGAGCACCCCCCTGAAGTGATCTCCACACATGGACTCAG tcctccagctctgcctcctaaAAAGCGTCAGTCATCATCAGGCCCCACCCCCTGCAGGGTCGCCATAGTAGCACCAATGAGACGAGAGACTGACGCTGACAGACAGGTGCAGCAG GAGGATGACGACTGTTTGAAGCGAAGCTCTTCTTCTCCAGACTCTGCTACTGACACACACTGcg agGAGGATCCAGACTACGACTTCCTCCATACTGACTTCTCTTCTGAGACTCTCCAGTCTTTCCTCCCCCCAGTCCTGCCAGAAAAGACACGTCGCAGCGTTGCAG GAATAACAAGCTCTCAGGAACCGTCCTTGTTTGGATTTGAGTCCACCACACAGGAACAGACACCCAGCCATGGTGATGATGTAATCTTTCCTGATGACCCTCTGTCCTCACCCCTGTCGCCCAGCAAGACTCCGCCTCCCCTCCCTGAGAAAAAACGACACA tcCATCAGTACCTCCAGTTCTGTTCGTCCTACAGCGCTCAGTCTGCTGCCATGTTCTACCAGAGACCTTCAACCTTCAGTCAGCGTCACAGCAACAAACAGCGGGAGGTGGAGACCACCTACCAGCTCACAAACACTCACCTGGACCCAGAAACCCCATCCGACATAGACTCTAGCCCCAGCGAACCTGGGTTGCCTTTTGCTCCAGCGCTACCACCGAAAAAGAAACAGCAG GATTCAAGTGAAGATGAAAAACACAACCAGCgcagagacag CTCCCAGAGTCTCCAGCAGGAGGAGGTGTTACTGACCGACCAAGAAGAGATCCTCTATAGAATCACCATGAAAGCTGAG gaggaggaggagggtccAGATGTAAAAGCAGCTTCTCCTGAGATTCTGCTGGTCTATGCCACAGAAACTGACAGCAGCACTG accaGGTCCTGTATCGTGAAGCCTTGCTCTCAACCTACAGGAGCTTCATCAGCCCAAATGATGTCATCAGCAAACTACAATACAG ATACAAGCACCTGTGTGAAGGATGTGAGTCTGCAAACCAGAGGGCCGCCACAAACACATTCCAGCTACTGGTCCGAGTTGTGGAGGAGCTGTG tGCGATAGAGCTGGACTctgatttgctgctgctgctgatggaccTGGTCTTCAGCTTCCTGATTTGTGGAAAACTTGAGCTGGCTCACCGACTGCGCAGCAACATCTTGACCAAGATGGAGAAGAGGTGGCAGCTGATTGGTTCTTCACAGTCACTCCGCCCTCTTGCAGCCAAGGGTGTGGCTGCCAG ACCAGGAACTCTTCTGGACTTCAGGAGTCAGGATTTAGCTGAACAGCTGACTTTTCTGGACTCTGAGCTCTTCTACAAGATTGAG CTTCCAGAGGTGTTGCTGTGGTCTAAAGAACAGAATGAGGAGAAGAGTCCTAACCTGACAGAGTTCACTCAGCACTTCAACAACGTATCCTTCTG GGTTCGTTCAGTCATCATCCTTCAGGACAAACCTcaagacagagagaaactaCTGCTGAAGTTCCTGAAAATCATGAAG CACCTGCGGAAGCTGAACAACTTTAACTCGTACCTGTCCATCCTGTCAGCGCTGGACTCCGCCCCTCTGAGACGCCTGGACTGGCAGAAAAATACAGCGGAG gCTCTGGAGGAGTACAGCTCTCTGATTGACAGCTCTTCATCATTCAGGGCGTACAGAGCAGCTCTGGCAGAAGTGGAACCTCCCTGTATACCCTACCT GGGTTTGATTCTTCAGGACTTGACTTTCGTCCATCTGGGGAACCCTGACACCTTGATGACATCACAGGGTTCAAAGGTCAACTTCTCTAAACATTGGCAGCAGTTCAACATTCTGGACACTTTGAGGAGTTACCAGCAAAT gtgttACTCTCTGCAGCCTAATGATGACATCATATCGTTCTTTAATGACTTCAGCGACCACCTGGCAGAGGAGGCATTGTGGGAACTATCTCTCAGGCTCCGCCCACGGAATGCACCTCGAATCAATCAAAGATGA